A stretch of DNA from Xyrauchen texanus isolate HMW12.3.18 chromosome 31, RBS_HiC_50CHRs, whole genome shotgun sequence:
atgtgaaaatgatcattggttttaaaagatgcatttttaaagttcACACTGTACAAGACAAATACTGTGTAATTATTGCTAGtaatttgcctgtttcagtcatcttttctttcttttttgtgctgtctcacAGAAAAAGATTaatgtaatttgaatttcttttcatcattgatgtaaTTTATATAGTAGGAAAGTATCTGATCCATTACTCGCAGTAGATAAAGCACAATATAAGAATGTGAACCACCAATaaaaacaacaagaacaacaagaagaagaagatctGAAAGTTTGAGTGCTCAGTTCGGCATGTGGCTCAACTTGTTTAACTTAATTTgtgatatttgtatttgttttgatgtatattttctgtgcatgttgtttttatctctttgttattttaatgactgtaaaagaagctcattataatctgatgtagtttgttttgttacTGGTCATATGCAAGAGtcataatgtctcagcttcgtaagtgtcataagtgttctgttgttggctgtaaaagtgaacataagagtcttcatgcactcccggcatcagagccactgaagatgcgGTGGACAAGAggggctggtaatctggcataccggacattttcccggtgggccaacgcactttggggccgatcaggggtagACTGGCCATTGGgcagaatgggctgcgataagctaaaatgagccaccgcgttatacacaacggaccacaaaacggcgccgtgatatgcagaaaaggacagcgaacactccCCCGCACAACTtctgggccagttgctatgtaacatcTCGGGTcaatttctcttcccattccAGCCCTGCCTGCACTCCAGTATtcacgctgtcagtcatataggttctgatttgttgtttctgtagtaaccgaagcatgagctgtaaaagggtgcggggagcagcagctcatttgcatttaaagagacacacacggaATccacgtgtttttgattccacccaaaaagatgcatttataacatggtataataaattatctgtggggAATTTTGAGCTGAAACCTCAAAGACACATTCTGGaaacacctgagacttatattaaatcttgtaaaaaggggcataataggtctcctttaagttaAAATTTGTGAGGTTAACTTTGAGGTGAATTTATAtagtttccttttatttattttacattgactACTTCACTCGACCAACTTCACAATAATCACTTTCATATTTTATAGATTTTAactttagtaaagtgtttgttcatTTATACTCTGATACTCATGTGATCCTGTACAAGATTCTGCGTCACAGAGaaattaattgattttaaaactGTTAGTACACTCTTAAATACTGTTTTGTATTAACGAAGAATATAAATGCACCAAAGTGAGGCTGAGCATGACCCTGGCAGAGTGTCAAGATGCAGCCATACGAACAGCTCCTCCCAGACTGGCAAACTGGGAGGAAGTTGACCCCAGCTGATGCTGTAAAGCAAGCACAATCCGCACTCAGACATGGAGACATAGTAGGACAGGTGCAACAAGGAAGAGGTGGGCTTGGACTAGGGACAAGTCGACCTGCATGGCACAAGGCAACacctgcagagaggagaaagatgGTAGTTGCAGAGGTCCGGCACCAACAGGAAGCAGAGAGATGCGCAAAGGCAGTGTCACAAGACAAGCAGGGCCAGTGGACTAACTGGGAAAACCTGGAGCACCATAAGCTCACTTGGAAAGATCTGTGGGAGATGGAAGGAAGCCAAATCAGCTTCAACATCAGGGTCACCTACGATGTTCTTCAGACACCCAAGAATCTTAACCAGTGGTTTGGAGATGATCCAGCATGCCCTCTCTGTCAAACCCCAGCAACTCTCAGGCACATCCTCACTGGCTGCAAAATCAGTCTGTCCCAAGGCCGTTATACCTGGAGGCATAACCAAGTCCTACGCCAACTGGCATTCATTATGGAAGGAAGGCGATCTTCCATTAATGCCCTCCCTCACCCAACATCTGGACACTCATCCACTATCCCCTTTGTGAGAGCAGGGCAGGGCCCAGTGAAACCAGCTGCAAGAGTGGATAGCACCCTCTTGGACGCCACACAGGACTGGAAAATGCAAGTGGATCTAGATCAGCAACTCAAGTTTCCACCTGAGATTTTAAAGACCAAGCTCAGGCCGGATCTTGTATTGTGGTCAACTTCACAGAAGTCCCTGTTCATCGTGGAACTAACTGTACCATGGGAGGCTGCAGTGGGAGAAGCGTATGAACGGAAAAAGCTGAAGTACACCGATATAGCTCTTGAGGCAAAACAACTAGGCTGGCGTACACAGGTACTTCCGGTAGAAGTTGGATGTAGAGGATTTGTGGCCACATCTATAGCCAGGCTCCTGAAGGGGGTGGGAGTTCGGGGACAGGCCTTCAGGAAAGCCATCAAATCAATGTCGAAGGCAGCAGAGCGAAGCAGCAGGTGGATCTGGATAAAGAGGAAGGACCCCAACTGGACTGCAAAGTACAATAAAGAGGAGTAAAAGCAGAAGGGGgctcatctgggatgccaggtgtTGCCGTTGAGTCCTATGGAGGTGTCGTGGGCCTATCAACGAAACACCGGTGAAGGAGGATGCCCACCTGAAGACCCTGATGATGTTTTTACCCCTCTCCCCATTTAAAACAAGGAAGTGCTGATTATTAGGGATATTAACATCAAGTCCTAGAAGCTGAACTAaacttaaattctgtcataattatttgacctcctgttgttccaaactgaCACGAATttatttctgtggaacacataaagAGATTTTAGGCTGAATGATATTCTCAGTCACTATTGTTACGACCCCAGTGTGGGTCATATTGTGTGGGTTCGGTTGTTTTTGTCACTTGTTTTGTAGGTTGGAGTTGGAGTGAGTGACGTCATGATGACTGATGGTTTACACCTGTGCTAGAGCTGATGCCGGCAAACTAAAGCAGCTCCCTTCGGTCGTGACGGCGCGCTCTCCCCTCGTGCCATTTTGTTGTTGTCCTAGTTATTGTCTTGTTCCCGTTTTGGTCTATTCTCTCACTGTATTACttttactttaataaatgttattccttTTTGCACACCACTTTAACGTGTCATCTCCTTCTTTGTCGTGGCTTGTGAGCCGGCCGTGAcaccatttacattcattcatCTTTTTCAAATGCCTGGCCAATAAAACCGGGTCATTATTCCGTTCAGTGTTTTCCTCTCCCCTAAGTGACATCGGATTATAGTGAGCGATGGGACTCTGCAGTATTAAATACACCGATACAACCGCTGTTTTATTATGGCAAAAAAAGGATATCAAAGTGCGAAGTTTGGCTGAAGACGCTGACCATCAATGACTTTGACTTGGTCAAGGGCATGCCTGAGGTTTCATCTCtagactgctctagagggaaatccctTTCAGGAAACCCCCAAATGGCAGGATGGTTGaagcccccccaccccccacgtCATCCTGATGTGGAGTTGATGAAGCCTCCCCTGCAAAAACATCACACATTTCACATCTGGCTGCTTTCTTGCAGAACCCATCTAGCCAATTAGTTCCCAGAATTAGGAGATGGGTGAGGCGCACCCCTGCGGACGGGAAGAAGGCTTCGGCAGCGGGATTCCAAGCCTCCGTGGTACTGGGATGGGCtgtggggagagagcagagtgaaagGAGAGGGAGAAGAGATTGGGGAAAACACAGGGGGAGGGGAGAGAAAGTAAGAGGGCTTGTCCACCCTGTGGTACACCATCAGTTGGACAGCTTCCCCCAGCAAtgccgggtggtggcactggacccactctgccattcCTTTCTGTAGCCGATGGATCAGCTGCACCAGCACCACTCGGTCGACAACTCCCTCGACGTCGTGGTCCTTCCAGCAGGCATCTCGGGAACGTTGGGTGATGGCAAACGGGTCACTGTCTTCAGGACAAGATAGCGTTTATATGGCCTTTTaatgacctcacagatgtaaggacagtaaaacccagggggcttagaagagccatttttatttctaaaaccAGCTAAATCTGGTTTTACTGGGATGAGTGGAAAATTACAGAAGAAGGGACTTTGAGGACAggggggtataaataggccatgtgttttctgtgtgagttaggtttttgttcctattgcgaggtagctgtcgCGGTATTTctgtgaacaaacctcttttaaaagaataaactatcttttaaaatataatttggatcctGATGTCTCTTATCGTGTGATgctattttgtttaattattgtttttgccacaacaaatACAAAAGACAGCCACACATTTTATGTGTTATCATTGCCACACATTTTAcacagaattaatcataattctcttattaaagctaattcactacagtagaaattgtgagctgataaaaCGAGATATTGTATCAcgaatttaatggtggagaattttattcagacaaataatcaagttatttgccatttatctaaattataacggttgtcaaacacaactgattccattataaatttcctgacatagtaatgtagaaataggaccgtTTAATTTAACTCCTAGCTCTCACGTACCGTTTCCCTTACAGATGATGGTAATgtacacaacactttaacccacgcagtgtacatttatcataccaaattcgctacatatattaGCGTGAGAATCTGGGccctttaactgattactgtttatttgtgcagtgGAGAGTgctgacgttcatatgcatcgatgaaactgttttcattagtattgacccagatcacaaatcaatggtgttggttgctatggagatgaAAGGTcatgggaagtcctaaagagactcatCTGGGGCAACTAACCACacatgcgcaacctgccgacgACATATCGTCAACACAGCACTGCTAACCTAAACAGTtagcgaactttcattgaaacccctaaaaaCGCTACAGCTGTCACCTCCTCTATGTCGGTGCATTAgttttaattatgttaatttattagccaaaatatttggaaatatgtgaatgaggAAAAAAGTTTCAGTAACAACGCACATACGCAATGTACTGATCAtgcaattttgttattattgaAACACaccatttttcaaattttaatatttttttaattataacataaaAGGATGACAATATCATTTTATAAGGTTAGAATACCCAACATTTGGGAAATCAAATAATGCCCCTTAATGAAAAAGTTGATTTCTGGCAACTCAGGAATTGAGAAAAGTGACTTGGTCTTGGAAAATATCTCTTAAGCGAATggtcgtacagatgtaggtacatttgcaccagcttgctaataactctgcacatcAACATGTTCATGTCGACTGATTTTGACTCACTGAACAACATAAAAGGTTGTTCCTAAAGTTCACCCCAGTGAGCCGTTACAAACCATCGTAAcgaacacaaaaacacctttttggccagaATTTGTTCTAGATTATGTCCCACCCGTTCATTATTTCATTTCGAAGGAAGTATATCGAGGGCTTTAGGGGGGAATTCCCTCCCCATTTTCAGAAATTAATTTCAGGCCCTGAgtggtaaggtttctctccagtatgaattctctcatgtgatttcaggCTTACTGAccaagtgaaactctttccacagagtgagcacttgtatggtttctctccagtatgaattctctcatgtgttttcaggttttctgactgagtgaaactctttccacagagtgagcacttgtatggtttctctccagtatgaattctctcatgtgttttcaggtgtgctaactgagtgaaactctttccacagtatgagcacttgtatggtttctctccagtatgaattctcttgtgtaATTTCAGGGTTTTTGActcagtgaaactcttttcacagtgtgagcacttgtaaggtttctctccagtatgaattctcttgtgtaATTTCAGGGTTTTTGACTCAGTgaatctcttttcacagtgtgagcacttgtaaggtttctctccagtatgaattctctcgtgtgatttcaggtgttctgaccgagtgaaactctttccacagtgtgagcacttgtaaggtttctctccagtatgaaatctctcgtgtgttttcaggtttgctgactgagtgaaactctttccacagtgtgagcacttgtaaggtttctctccagtatgaattctctcatgtgatttcaggtGTTCTgatcgagtgaaactctttccacagtgtgagcacttgtaaggtttctctccagtatgaattctttggtgcAGTTTCAAGCTGTTGGCTGTAATAAAGAacttcccacattcaaagcacatgtGAGCCGCCACACTGGTATGAATTTTCTGGTGCTCTTTCAAATAGAAGTGATgtttaaaactctttccacaaaaagaacacttgtaagacttctcatttgtgtgaattttcagatgttgttttagggACTGTGCCataacaaatgttttaccacactgatcacattcaaATGACTTTTCTTCAGAGTGACAAAAGAGATGTCTCTTGAGACTGGTTGAATatgcaaaactttttccacactgatggcacgtgtaaggtttctctccagtatgaactctcatgtgtataTTAAAATGGCTTTTACATGGGAAACatgttccacactgagagcaggtgaaagatttCTTGGCTGATCTTCGAGGATTTTTAGGTGAGAAATTGTCTTCTGTCTTTGAGCCACTTAAAGATTTTCCTCCCGTTATGAAACCATGTTGTTGTTCCTCCTCCAGTTCCTTCAGCTCTTCACATTCTTctctcacttccatcagctctacaacAAACACAATAAGTTTTAATTAGTTAAATGTTTTACACCTTTAATTGCAGAACACGACAAATGTCCAGTAtatatttgtgatttttgtttggtTTATTCATACAGGGTTCCTTCAAGTTTTCTAAAGataaagacttttttttaaaaccaacTATAGAATATTTTGGATATAATTGAAGGGAACACAATATGCAAATATTTTCTCCAAATGTAAATGTCTAGGGAGCTCAAGAAGGGTcaaaatttaaagtttaaaaatgtaactttccACAGGTCTCCATTATTTTGAAACTCGTATTAAAGTATATTAAGGCTTGAatacctctgctcccaaccaccagaatGTGGAAATAACTTTTACCTTCTGATCAGACACATTTTATCAGCTATATTTCTCTActacagtgtttcccaaactggcgTACGTATACCCCTGGGGGTAtatgaggtgacaatgggggtacaaAAATAAAGTtctgagatttaccgttcttttaatttcattagcctaaaataacattcaaatccagttcatgtatttctcactgaaaaaaaatattttgtatgccCTCTAgtatagaaacaccaaaatggttgtcattaaggtcagataaatatgcaatgaaataaccgtATCTTCTGTGgtaaaacaaaaatgcatataCTCAGGTGTCATGCATCACACAAATATCTTTATTCGCCAGCCCAGCACACCGCTAGGTGACGTAGtttagtgatagcaagtaaagTTGATCCTTCACTGTTTCACCAGACTCACACACTTCAGTCGTCTACAATtttagtttgtcttttttttgtgtttaaaacgtcatttgtatttaaggttagataaacagggagttttgattctgattgcATAAGTTCatgctttgatgacaggtgtgaGACATCCGGTGTGGCCAAatcattttccacattcacacgcagtaattttcactcacatttgcttgcacactagaaacctgtttttacattgttgcatgaagTTTTttagcaaatgagctcaaccttgctaacagtgtcaaatttGATATATAAAAGGACCTTGAGCTGACCtcacaattgcacagatacttaccccGCAATGCTTGATGTCGGCCGGCAATGCCatacctgcaatgatgcgcaattccaggaACAGAACCGAACAATGTTCTTGCATGCCGTGATGCCACGAGGGGGGAGTTTTAATTTTATGCAGTCCTATAATATCTAGCATACCCATCTCAATTGGTGagccatttattcaatatgtatatgattaatgtaacgtgtttaatataagggagttatTTTAAGAGAGGAAATGCATTATAGTTTAAGGGCGTTTCACATCTTGCTCGTTTGGTGCCTTTGTTTTTGattatccatgcagaataattgaaacgacatgatttcaatctaggatttaccctatcttaatcctggaattccacaatgTCATAAATGGAAAGACATTGGTCTTAGTCTAACATCTGGCCaacaaaactaacaaagagacttgtctagatcccatatgacttgaaaacttgtaacttgtataactgacaatttaatgattatagactgatgtacctctttaaaatgtgtgtgatgtttcatccatgttgtataaccaatgaattaaccagtatggttttgtaaccagggatgttcatgttttgttaactacacgtataatattcatgaaaaataTGTCATGTTTAGGATTTAAGCGTTCGCTGGCATATACAGAGAAAGCTGATCACAACGAATATCGTGTCTCTtataccattctcaagatataaatgtttatgattaaatatgcactatttttgagtgggagaacaaaggaccataaatcaactgtcagaaaagcccagttgaccatgtgactctgaaaagtcacttctgattggcacaggacacctttggggatgcaatttcagttcaaatgtttccaaacaggaagaacacgcttcCTTACCCTCATCTCTCTCATCATCTCTCCTGCTCTGTGGACAGCTCAGACTTCgttctgactcttccctcgtggtcttctcgaGATCTCGTTggaaccaggtccatgccatgtgaagTCCAAGGAAGCTCGTGACTCGACATCCCGAGAAAGCTCATAACTCTCTATGGTTCACTGTTACGTGTTTAAAAGATGTTAGCGGGATGATTGCGTAACAGTTAAGTGAGGTACTGCGGCTAGATGAGCAGGTGGAAAAAAACAATCATAGAAACTAGGTCCTTAACATTGAAAACGTTTATTCAGTCACCGAAGAGTGAGGACGTTACaaaatatatagtaaatgtaaaagaaaacatgaataaccaaaaaAGCAAGAGGGTCGTCAAATTAacgaaataatcaaaacaaaaccCCCATATCTATTTAACCCAAAACCTCTAGAACTAACTaccaaaaagaaaatgcagaaaacaACCTGCAATCTTCGGCGTAGTCGACGCCTTACCTAAACTATACTaactaactaaacaaacaaaacaacaatgaatGACGACCGCTCTCCGACTAAACTAACAATTAGAATGCTATCTACCGTGGTCTTTCTTAATTGCAGAGACAGAATGAGGATTAGACAACTCACAATACAAGCTTCACTCTAATTGGTCTACAGTTGGGCTACTGCGTACAACACTGTTTTAGAACAAGGTAAACTGCGCTCAATTTCAGTCATTAGTCATACTCACAAATTTATAACCAAGTTTAACCATCTCTGAACCAACAAGTAGgtatcaacataaataataataatcacaagacATACACGTAAACTTAATTCTACCAACGATCAACGCATGGATGTGTGCTGAGATTTCGCGCTGCTTTTTCACGCTTTTCTTCAATGGGGCTTTTAAATCAGCAGAAGCGTCCAGGGATTGGTGGACGTCACAGGTGATGCATAACGTGATGACGTCACGCCTAACAAGCAGCCAATGAGTCAAGTCCCAGGAGCGCAAATAGAAAAAGAGcacaaaagaaaagagaaagcaaaacacaaacacacgtggAACGTAACACCCAAGAGAAGGCCTCAATTCAAAGCCAaatctcatcattcatacagacaataacttcgatcttacagaggtccaaaacatcgatggaacAAACCTTCGACCAAGAAcgaagcaacacaaagaacgccaGGAAATACCACTACACACaaatacatctccaatattgtgctcaaagtgctggtgtattagttagataatttgggtaatccgatagcaaatcgatgtagattAAAGGGTAAATGTTCTCAAGgctgtcaacagactccataaagttcattttcactgtattgatcatttatttcacattctgtcactcttctcaccaacctgtctcatgtatatatgtgttagattagatgtatgtttagaatagcaaaaaAGGTTGTCtatattcaaagatgaatgactgtggtatattttgatgaataatctcatccctgtttctaaaagatttagcttcaaagctgtacctaaatacgtgtgatattattttcaataagccatgagaataatatcgctccaataagttaattaatcataattaaattattaaagctaattccttacagtagaaattgtgagtatTGTGAGAAATTGTTGATACGTTGCATTacgtaatggtggagaatttattcagacaaataatctagttattttacattttttctcatttataatggttgtcgaacacgactaattccattacCGAATAATTTAcgataaggacagtttaatttagtcaaatacccttacatataatggtgtgagaatgagggcactttcaACTGTTGCATTTTCTCCCTTGGTTCGGTttgtttaggcatatatgaacacggCAATCGCGTTCGGATATGCACCAAAACAATCGGTCTGAGACCACCTGAATGAGGTCGTCTCGGACCGATTGCAAACTAACTTTTGCAAGAGCGGTtcgcttgtggtgagaatgcaatctGATCCAACGGATCCAGGAACATACCTGATGGATCTTTGGAGAAGACATTTGTAGGTTAGCACCTCACAGTAATTCATCATCAAATCACATAAATAACCTAGATAGTTGCATGTTTAAACTAGGATATGATTTATgattcctgaggtaattttagtATGATTGCTTCTCTCATATAGCGGCAAAACACAGATAGGACGACGTCAGCAAatttgacagattaaaaaaaatataataattatgtgGCTTCTCTCTGCTTTCAATGCAGAAgtaatgaaaaagcaaaaaatgATGGACAAAAATAACCATGCCTcaaattttaaattgcatttaattcCTGTGTCAGATAAAGTGTATTTACTCTGTCTGGAACGTGCATTCTGCACAATGCAAAGCGGTGATGTTTTGCATGAGCTTGACATAAATAACACATGAAAATGTGTTACGGTTGACAACATTCTTACCTGTATATCAATGGATGCGCTAAATCCCAGAACAGTGCACAAACATCCTGACCAATAAGGGGACAGTTTGCTTACATATTACTTTTATTGACacagttttggtccattttgaaatgttgccttgtgaatgCGAACTGaagaaaatacaaatgtatcattGTGACAATTTTAGCTCCTGTTTTGTAACAAACCAAATGAGCAAAATGTCTGAAAACGCCCTATAAAAGTTATATATGCataatattttttctgttatttttgtatacattttgaaaggGATGTAAAAACTTCTAAAACAAAAGTGAgtgcaaacttctgcacttaactgtataagCTATGTAGTTtatgaacatttatattttatttcgatttttgttttcatgattttaccacatttttagctttttttgatcaacaaattctgtgtagcctattctatccatatgatgtcatattgcacgTGTAATTATCAAATGACTTGTCAAGGCAggtacatattttaacatttaagtgCTAGTACTGCATAAACATTGCTGATTTACCTCAGTGCTCCTGaggaaatgaacattaactgtgACAGTAAAACATGCCAAGCACAtgatgtcattgccatggtaaccagatacttttcagattatttactgaaaatgagAAAGTATCATCACATCAATGTGCAATGCGACAAAATTGCTTCTATTCTCTGCAAACAATAGCAGAGACAATAGCAAGAAATTGCATGAAAACAATCAGTGTGCCAACCAGGCTGGAACCaggacataaaaaaatatacttacaaataaatacaaatgtcacaaataatgtaaaacatATTGAACGCATACCAAACTGAGCGCATAAAATTTCagctcttcttcttgtgttttctggTGGTTCACAAAACAACTTCTGGTGAATTTCAGCCACCTGCTGGACAGGACTGTTTAAAGTACctacagttgaagtttacatacacttaggttgaagta
This window harbors:
- the LOC127624957 gene encoding zinc finger protein 501-like isoform X7, which gives rise to MRVHTGETPYTCHQCGKGFAYATSLKNHLFCHSEEKSFECDKCGKTFALTQYLKTHLKTHTNEKRYKCSFCGKSFARLFYFKEHQKIHTGVAAHMCFKCGKFFITANSLKLHQRIHTGERPYKCSHCGKSFTRSANLKSHERIHTGEKPYKCSHCEKSFTQSANLKSHERIHTGEKPYMCFECGKFFITANSLKLHQRIHTGEKPYKCSHCGKSFTRSEHLKSHERIHTGEKPYKCSHCGKSFTQSANLKTHERFHTGEKPYKCSHCGKSFTRSEHLKSHERIHTGEKPYKCSHCEKRFTESKTLKLHKRIHTGEKPYKCSHCEKSFTESKTLKLHKRIHTGEKPYKCSYCGKSFTQLAHLKTHERIHTGEKPYKCSLCGKSFTQSENLKTHERIHTGEKPYKCSLCGKSFTWSVSLKSHERIHTGEKPYHSGPEINF
- the LOC127624957 gene encoding zinc finger protein 501-like isoform X3, which translates into the protein MYLLTWISEMFIMREQVDVIHAGEQQMLQTPVKMCSVKLLDCRNLMKMRGETTAVVQQSDDDDETTAEEQQSDDDEDETTAEEQLSDDDFIPSELMEVREECEELKELEEEQQHGFITGGKSLSGSKTEDNFSPKNPRRSAKKSFTCSQCGTCFPCKSHFNIHMRVHTGEKPYTCHQCGKSFAYSTSLKRHLFCHSEEKSFECDQCGKTFVMAQSLKQHLKIHTNEKSYKCSFCGKSFKHHFYLKEHQKIHTSVAAHMCFECGKFFITANSLKLHQRIHTGEKPYKCSHCGKSFTRSEHLKSHERIHTGEKPYKCSHCGKSFTQSANLKTHERFHTGEKPYKCSHCGKSFTRSEHLKSHERIHTGEKPYKCSHCEKRFTESKTLKLHKRIHTGEKPYKCSHCEKSFTESKTLKLHKRIHTGEKPYKCSYCGKSFTQLAHLKTHERIHTGEKPYKCSLCGKSFTQSENLKTHERIHTGEKPYKCSLCGKSFTWSVSLKSHERIHTGEKPYHSGPEINF
- the LOC127624957 gene encoding zinc finger protein 501-like isoform X4; protein product: MFIMREQVDVIHAGEQQMLQTPVKMCSVKLLDCRNLMKMRGETTAVVQQSDDDDETTAEEQQSDDDEDETTAEEQLSDDDFIPSELMEVREECEELKELEEEQQHGFITGGKSLSGSKTEDNFSPKNPRRSAKKSFTCSQCGTCFPCKSHFNIHMRVHTGEKPYTCHQCGKSFAYSTSLKRHLFCHSEEKSFECDQCGKTFVMAQSLKQHLKIHTNEKSYKCSFCGKSFKHHFYLKEHQKIHTSVAAHMCFECGKFFITANSLKLHQRIHTGEKPYKCSHCGKSFTRSEHLKSHERIHTGEKPYKCSHCGKSFTQSANLKTHERFHTGEKPYKCSHCGKSFTRSEHLKSHERIHTGEKPYKCSHCEKRFTESKTLKLHKRIHTGEKPYKCSHCEKSFTESKTLKLHKRIHTGEKPYKCSYCGKSFTQLAHLKTHERIHTGEKPYKCSLCGKSFTQSENLKTHERIHTGEKPYKCSLCGKSFTWSVSLKSHERIHTGEKPYHSGPEINF
- the LOC127624957 gene encoding zinc finger protein OZF-like isoform X2 encodes the protein MFIMREQVDVIHAGEQQMLQTPVKIEVKQEEIKEQEEHSDEDDDETATDKEQSDEDDDEQQMLQIPVKIEVKLEEIKEEEEHSDEDDYETSTDKEQSDEDDDEQQMLQTSVQIEVKQEIKEQNTTQQGEDDDDFIPSELMEVREECEELKELEEEQQHGFITGGKSLSGSKTEDNFSPKNPRRSAKKSFTCSQCGTCFPCKSHFNIHMRVHTGEKPYTCHQCGKSFAYSTSLKRHLFCHSEEKSFECDQCGKTFVMAQSLKQHLKIHTNEKSYKCSFCGKSFKHHFYLKEHQKIHTSVAAHMCFECGKFFITANSLKLHQRIHTGEKPYKCSHCGKSFTRSEHLKSHERIHTGEKPYKCSHCGKSFTQSANLKTHERFHTGEKPYKCSHCGKSFTRSEHLKSHERIHTGEKPYKCSHCEKRFTESKTLKLHKRIHTGEKPYKCSHCEKSFTESKTLKLHKRIHTGEKPYKCSYCGKSFTQLAHLKTHERIHTGEKPYKCSLCGKSFTQSENLKTHERIHTGEKPYKCSLCGKSFTWSVSLKSHERIHTGEKPYHSGPEINF
- the LOC127624957 gene encoding zinc finger protein 501-like isoform X5, with product MFIMREQVDVIHAGEQQMLQTPVKMCSVKLLDCRNLMKMRGETKAVVQQSDDDDDETTAEEQLSDDDDFIPSELMEVREECEELKELEEEQQHGFITGGKSLSGSKTEDNFSPKNPRRSAKKSFTCSQCGTCFPCKSHFNIHMRVHTGEKPYTCHQCGKSFAYSTSLKRHLFCHSEEKSFECDQCGKTFVMAQSLKQHLKIHTNEKSYKCSFCGKSFKHHFYLKEHQKIHTSVAAHMCFECGKFFITANSLKLHQRIHTGEKPYKCSHCGKSFTRSEHLKSHERIHTGEKPYKCSHCGKSFTQSANLKTHERFHTGEKPYKCSHCGKSFTRSEHLKSHERIHTGEKPYKCSHCEKRFTESKTLKLHKRIHTGEKPYKCSHCEKSFTESKTLKLHKRIHTGEKPYKCSYCGKSFTQLAHLKTHERIHTGEKPYKCSLCGKSFTQSENLKTHERIHTGEKPYKCSLCGKSFTWSVSLKSHERIHTGEKPYHSGPEINF